In one window of Eleutherodactylus coqui strain aEleCoq1 chromosome 10, aEleCoq1.hap1, whole genome shotgun sequence DNA:
- the LOC136579911 gene encoding transcription cofactor vestigial-like protein 4, producing the protein MMAVSSLQYTMGISSGFKVYILEGQHSARNTDRYRPLTSHGIPIYPIKRKLSPDPPQPPKKLCASSHQSRQKSSHSPAKMKCVARQPPAAAARLKVPAAHLDLKSVLRRLLPDQRISERKETEEEQPLALVKRLEKPVEPPVVSPAVLQQMRPSVITCISGRKASPPSDRTGPLQASQPPWSPKSCFPEVEEHFHRSLQSCCPWSAVRAAPSQSSGSSVEDHFSKALGSQWLLIRAVADSPSSQEPPHRR; encoded by the exons ATGATGGCCGTATCCAGCCTGCAGTACACGATGGGGATCTCCAGCGGCTTCAAGGTCTACATTCTAGAAG GGCAGCACAGCGCACGCAACACGGATCGCTACCGGCCACTGACCAGCCATGGAATACCCATCTACCCCATCAAACGTAAACTGAGCCCAGATCCTCCACAACCTCCGAAGAAGCTCTGTGCTTCCAGCCACCAGAGCAG GCAAAAGTCCTCTCATTCACCAGCAAAGATGAAGTGTGTGGCAAGACAGCCTCCCGCGGCAGCTGCCAGACTCAAGGTACCTGCTGCTCACCTGGATCTGAAAAGTGTCCTGAGGAGGTTACTGCCCGACCAGAGGATCTCGGAGAGGAAGGAGACCGAAGAAGAACAACCTCTAGCATTGGTCAAAAGGTTGGAGAAGCCAGTGGAGCCGCCTGTGGTGTCCCCGGCTGTGCTGCAACAG ATGAGACCTTCCGTCATCACTTGCATATCTGGACGTAAAGCAAGTCCACCTTCAGACCGGACCGGTCCGCTCCAGGCCTCGCAGCCCCCAT GGTCGCCCAAAAGCTGCTTTCCAGAAGTAGAAGAACACTTCCATCGAAGCCTCCAGTCCTGCTGCCCGTGGTCGGCTGTCCGCGCCGCTCCATCACAGTCCTCAGGCAGTTCAGTGGAAGACCACTTCTCCAAGGCCTTGGGCTCCCAATGGCTCTTAATTCGGGCAGTGGCGGACTCTCCGTCTTCTCAAGAACCCCCGCATCGGCGTTAG